A window of the Arachis duranensis cultivar V14167 chromosome 5, aradu.V14167.gnm2.J7QH, whole genome shotgun sequence genome harbors these coding sequences:
- the LOC107490306 gene encoding uncharacterized protein LOC107490306 isoform X1 has protein sequence MAHKPSSSLCASPSPKVSEEMDPQHAEETLHFFTVMGAATLVPDPCNARGFFDDFLRNFITVDLIQRGRITCTILAKSPICNGYGTLHGGAVASLVDILSHACARTVVVEDKELFLGETSISYLSATPIDVSSLFLYFCMSLARWSIVFWTICNQHSKRVQNIMICVCMLFVNLCVQTL, from the exons ATGGCGCACAaaccttcttcttctctgtgTGCGTCTCCATCACCTAAAGTTTCTGAGGAAATGGACCCTCAACATGCTGAAGAGACCTTGCACTTCTTCACCGTTATGGGTGCCGCCACTCTTGTCCCAGATCCCTGCAACGCGCGTGGATTCTTCGACGATTTCCTTCGCAACTTCATCACCGTTGATCTCATCCAACGGGGACGAATCACTTGCACTATCCTCGCCAAATCCCCTATCTGT AATGGGTATGGAACACTCCATGGAGGGGCCGTTGCGTCCTTGGTTGATATTTTATCCCATGCTTGTGCTAGAACTGTTGTTGTAGAGGACAAGGAGCTTTTCCTCGGAGAAACTAGCATTTCTTACCTCTCTGCCACTCCAATAGATGTAAgctctttatttctttatttttgtatgaGCCTTGCTAGGTGGTCAATAGTTTTTTGGACAATATGTAACCAACACTCAAAAAGAGTGCAAAATATAATGATTTGTGTGTGCATGCTTTTTGTCAATCTATGTGTGCAAACTCTGTAA
- the LOC107490240 gene encoding uncharacterized protein LOC107490240, which produces MGLSSRTIEITVISGENVHVKEESYVVVRAESLKSCTTKSAKNTHIIINNNHTSSLISWNEKLLLEIPMHARSITFEVQCKNSRASSARPVGMARIAISDILLLGGSGFGSDSDVDNNVLSYRLRDWNGRRNGVIHFSVTTAKITAAVEEEVEPPVKGLVEDHMKKNNKNSNEVVLGVPLWWNYPNII; this is translated from the coding sequence ATGGGGCTAAGCTCACGAACTATAGAGATTACTGTTATTTCCGGTGAAAACGTTCATGTGAAGGAGGAATCATACGTCGTCGTTCGAGCTGAGTCACTCAAATCTTGCACAACAAAATCAGCCAAAAACACTCACATTATCATCAACAATAATCATACCTCAAGTTTGATTTCATGGAACGAGAAGTTATTGCTTGAGATTCCAATGCATGCAAGGTCCATTACATTTGAGGTTCAATGCAAGAATTCAAGAGCAAGTAGTGCTAGACCGGTTGGGATGGCAAGGATTGCTATTTCGGATATATTATTGTTGGGTGGTTCAGGGTTCGGTAGCGACAGCGACGTCGACAATAATGTGTTGAGTTATAGGTTGAGGGACTGGAATGGACGGAGAAATGGAGTTATTCATTTTTCCGTAACGACTGCGAAGATCACGGCCGCCGTGGAAGAAGAAGTGGAGCCGCCGGTGAAGGGTTTGGTTGAGGATCAcatgaagaagaataataagAACTCCAATGaagttgttcttggtgttccttTATGGTGGAACTACCCCAATATTATTTGA
- the LOC107490306 gene encoding uncharacterized protein LOC107490306 isoform X2, which yields MAHKPSSSLCASPSPKVSEEMDPQHAEETLHFFTVMGAATLVPDPCNARGFFDDFLRNFITVDLIQRGRITCTILAKSPICNGYGTLHGGAVASLVDILSHACARTVVVEDKELFLGETSISYLSATPIDEAVVANASVVKSGRNLTVVALDFKLKKTENSVYICHSTYYDMPFYLL from the exons ATGGCGCACAaaccttcttcttctctgtgTGCGTCTCCATCACCTAAAGTTTCTGAGGAAATGGACCCTCAACATGCTGAAGAGACCTTGCACTTCTTCACCGTTATGGGTGCCGCCACTCTTGTCCCAGATCCCTGCAACGCGCGTGGATTCTTCGACGATTTCCTTCGCAACTTCATCACCGTTGATCTCATCCAACGGGGACGAATCACTTGCACTATCCTCGCCAAATCCCCTATCTGT AATGGGTATGGAACACTCCATGGAGGGGCCGTTGCGTCCTTGGTTGATATTTTATCCCATGCTTGTGCTAGAACTGTTGTTGTAGAGGACAAGGAGCTTTTCCTCGGAGAAACTAGCATTTCTTACCTCTCTGCCACTCCAATAGAT GAAGCAGTGGTAGCTAATGCTTCAGTGGTGAAGAGTGGAAGAAATTTGACTGTAGTTGCACTTGacttcaagctcaagaaaactGAAAATTCTGTCTATATTTGTCATTCTACCTACTATGACATGCCATTCTACCTACTATAA
- the LOC107490304 gene encoding cell division protein FtsY homolog, chloroplastic, with protein MASSSSSMCASYSSVISRPFYNSQPQFAFFCNGKLGSVPDSGGRFRCMAGQTGFFTKLGRLIKEKAKSDVEKIFSGGFTKTRKNLAVIDELLLYWNLSDTDRVLDELEEALLVSDFGPKITIKIVENLREDILSGKLKSGTEIKEALKQNVLDLLTTKGSKTELQLGFRKPAVIMIVGVNGGGKTTSLGKLAYRLKKEGAKILMAAGDTFRAAAGDQLEIWAERTDCEIVRAESEKAKASSVLTQAVKKGKELGFDIVLCDTSGRLHTNYSLMEELISCKKAVSKVVAGAPNEILLVLDGTTGLNMLPQAREFNEVVGVTGLILTKLDGSARGGCVVSVVDELGIPVKFVGVGERVEDLQPFDAEAFVNAIFS; from the exons atggcttcttcttcttcttcgatgTGCGCTTCTTACTCTTCAGTAATCTCGAGACCTTTTTATAATTCTCAACCGCAATTCGCGTTCTTCTGTAACGGGAAACTCGGTTCGGTTCCCGATTCGGGTGGGCGGTTCAGGTGTATGGCTGGTCAAACCGGATTCTTCACGAAGCTTGGGAGGCTAATAAAGGAGAAGGCGAAGAGCGACGTTGAGAAGATATTCTCCGGCGGGTTCACGAAGACGCGGAAAAACCTCGCCGTCATCGACGAGCTTCTTCTCTATTGGAATCTCTCCGACACCGATCGAGTACTCGACGAGCTCGAAGAG GCTCTTTTGGTGTCTGATTTTGGACCAAAAATCACTATTAAGATAGTGGAGAATTTGCGTGAGGATATATTGTCAGGGAAGCTCAAATCAGGCACTGAGATAAAG GAAGCACTGAAACAGAATGTCTTGGATTTGTTGACGACTAAGGGGAGTAAAACTGAACTTCAACTTGGATTCAG GAAGCCAGCTGTAATAATGATAGTTGGTGTTAATGGTGGTGGAAAGACAACATCTCTGG GAAAGCTGGCGTATAGACTGAAGAAAGAAGGGGCAAAG ATACTGATGGCTGCTGGTGATACATTTAGAGCAGCTGCTGGTGATCAGCTAGAGATATGGGCTGAAAGGACTGATTGTGAGATTGTTAGGGCTGAATCAGAGAAAGCCAAAGCATCATCAG TGCTTACACAAGCtgtgaaaaagggaaaagaactAGGTTTCGATATTGTTTTATGCGATACATCTGGAC GTTTACACACTAATTACAGCCTAATGGAAGAATTGATTTCTTGTAAAAAGGCAGTGAGCAAAGTCGTTGCTGGTGCCCCTAAT GAGATCCTACTGGTTCTGGATGGAACTACAGGTTTGAATATGCTGCCACAGGCAAGAGAGTTCAATGAG GTTGTAGGTGTTACGGGTTTAATTTTGACCAAGCTGGATGGTTCTGCAAGAGGCGGCTGTGTG GTCAGTGTTGTTGATGAGCTTGGAATCCCTGTTAAATTTGTGGGTGTTGGTGAACGTGTAGAAGACCTTCAACCCTTTGATGCAGAGGCCTTTGTCAATGCCATCTTTTCGTAA